Proteins encoded by one window of Kribbella italica:
- a CDS encoding MarR family winged helix-turn-helix transcriptional regulator yields the protein MTTGTRWLDSEQQVAWRAYLLGTARLMAKLDDDLRQFGLGINDYEILVRLSEAPDRRLRMADLADRLHQSRSRLTHTVGRLEAADLVRRTSCKSDKRGVWAELTEAGFTLLEQAAPSHVEGVRENLVDLATPEDFAAVGRVFDAVSEHIGQR from the coding sequence ATGACGACTGGCACCCGGTGGCTGGACTCCGAGCAGCAGGTGGCGTGGCGCGCGTACCTGCTGGGCACTGCGCGCCTGATGGCCAAGCTGGACGACGACCTGCGGCAGTTCGGCCTGGGCATCAACGACTACGAGATCCTGGTCCGCCTCTCCGAGGCCCCTGACCGGCGCCTCCGGATGGCCGACCTGGCCGACCGCCTGCACCAGAGCCGTTCCCGCCTCACCCACACTGTAGGACGCCTCGAGGCAGCCGACCTGGTCCGCCGTACGTCGTGCAAGAGCGACAAGCGCGGCGTCTGGGCCGAACTCACCGAAGCCGGCTTCACCCTCCTCGAACAGGCCGCCCCCTCCCACGTCGAAGGCGTCCGCGAAAACCTGGTCGACCTTGCCACCCCCGAAGACTTCGCCGCCGTAGGCCGAGTCTTCGACGCCGTCTCCGAACACATCGGCCAACGCTGA
- a CDS encoding YceI family protein: MSSTGTTTATTTIPGLVAGTYALDTAHTEIGFTVRHLMTKVRGTFREFAGEIVVKDSLEESTAAVSVELASVHTRSEQRDGHLRSGDFFDAENSPKMTFTSTALKPEGDDFVLAGELTIKGVTRPIEFAVEFLGVEQNAFGQKIIGFEGSTSISRKDWGIDFNVPLEGGKLLIGDKVEIHLDVQAALQD; the protein is encoded by the coding sequence ATGAGCAGCACCGGTACGACCACGGCGACGACCACGATCCCCGGCCTGGTGGCCGGCACCTACGCCCTCGACACGGCGCACACCGAGATCGGCTTCACCGTCCGGCACCTGATGACCAAGGTGCGCGGCACCTTCCGCGAGTTCGCGGGCGAGATCGTCGTCAAGGACTCACTGGAGGAGTCGACCGCGGCCGTCAGCGTCGAGCTGGCCTCCGTGCACACCCGCAGCGAGCAGCGCGACGGGCACCTGCGCTCCGGCGACTTCTTCGACGCGGAGAACAGCCCGAAGATGACGTTCACCAGCACCGCGCTGAAGCCGGAGGGCGACGACTTCGTCCTGGCCGGCGAGCTGACGATCAAGGGCGTCACCCGGCCGATCGAGTTCGCGGTCGAGTTCCTCGGCGTCGAGCAGAACGCGTTCGGTCAGAAGATCATCGGCTTCGAGGGCTCCACCTCGATCAGCCGCAAGGACTGGGGGATCGACTTCAACGTCCCGCTGGAGGGCGGCAAGCTCCTGATCGGCGACAAGGTGGAGATCCACCTCGACGTCCAGGCCGCGCTGCAGGACTAG
- a CDS encoding TetR family transcriptional regulator: MSAVTSPLVWEHVQPPAARRLLTGAIDAFAERGFQATTTRDIASRAGMSPAALYVHYPSKERLLFEISLYGHQAALAVLREAGDQSSPTERLRSMVSAFTAWHAEHHTIARVVQYELAALTAEHFAEVATIRRAISAQIEQVLADGVRDGSFTVDDLPGTTLAVLSLSIDVARWYTPHRTKPASLGTLYADLALRMVQA; this comes from the coding sequence GTGTCCGCAGTCACCAGTCCCCTCGTGTGGGAACACGTCCAGCCGCCCGCCGCCCGCCGGCTGCTCACCGGCGCCATCGACGCGTTCGCCGAACGCGGCTTCCAGGCGACCACCACCCGCGACATCGCGTCCCGCGCCGGCATGTCACCGGCCGCGCTCTACGTGCACTACCCGTCGAAGGAACGCCTGCTCTTCGAGATCAGCCTGTACGGCCACCAGGCGGCCCTCGCCGTACTGCGAGAAGCAGGCGATCAGTCTTCTCCAACCGAGCGACTGCGCTCGATGGTCTCCGCCTTCACCGCCTGGCACGCCGAGCACCACACCATCGCGCGCGTCGTCCAGTACGAGCTGGCCGCGCTCACCGCCGAGCACTTCGCCGAGGTCGCCACGATCCGGCGCGCGATCTCGGCCCAGATCGAGCAGGTGCTCGCGGACGGCGTACGGGACGGCTCCTTCACCGTCGACGACCTTCCCGGTACGACGCTCGCCGTGCTGTCGCTGTCGATCGACGTCGCGCGCTGGTACACGCCGCACCGCACCAAGCCCGCGTCGCTCGGCACCCTGTACGCCGACCTCGCGCTGCGGATGGTCCAGGCCTGA
- a CDS encoding acyl-CoA dehydrogenase family protein — protein sequence MQRIIFGEDHHAFRASAKEFCDRSLVPRMEQFLEEKTIDRAVWLEAGKQGFLGLDVPEEYGGSSVGDYRFNAVFAEEVSKVSASLSSCFGIHYDCAAPYLVDLGTEEQKQRWLPKFSSGELVAAIGMTEPSGGSDLAGLKTSAKKVDGGWVLNGSKTFITNGDMADLTVTAARTDPSKGAKGITLFAVEEGMDGFARGRKLDKVGQTESGTSELFFEDVFVPDENVLGEIDRGFIHMMERLAQERVGAAVSNIAHAVQILDETIEYVKERKAFGQPVGSFQYNKFLIAELVTKAEVTRAYVDNAVVAHDEDRLSAVDAAKAKWWSAQVQNEILDACVQLHGGYGYMNEYRVARAWRDARVTKIWAGSNEIMKELIGRDLGL from the coding sequence ATGCAACGGATCATCTTCGGCGAGGACCACCACGCGTTCCGGGCCAGTGCCAAGGAGTTCTGCGACCGCTCGCTGGTCCCGCGGATGGAGCAGTTCCTCGAGGAGAAGACGATCGACCGCGCGGTCTGGCTGGAAGCCGGTAAGCAGGGCTTCCTCGGGCTCGACGTGCCGGAGGAGTACGGCGGTTCGAGCGTCGGCGACTACCGGTTCAACGCGGTGTTCGCCGAGGAGGTCTCGAAGGTCTCGGCGTCGCTGTCGAGCTGCTTCGGGATCCACTACGACTGCGCCGCGCCGTACCTGGTCGACCTCGGCACCGAGGAGCAGAAGCAGCGCTGGCTGCCCAAGTTCAGCTCCGGCGAGCTGGTCGCCGCGATCGGCATGACCGAGCCGTCCGGCGGGTCCGACCTGGCCGGGCTGAAGACCAGCGCGAAGAAGGTCGACGGCGGCTGGGTGCTGAACGGGTCGAAGACGTTCATCACCAACGGCGACATGGCCGACCTGACCGTCACCGCCGCGCGGACCGACCCGAGCAAGGGCGCCAAGGGCATCACGCTGTTCGCGGTCGAGGAGGGCATGGACGGATTCGCCCGCGGCCGCAAGCTCGACAAGGTCGGGCAGACCGAGTCCGGGACGTCGGAGCTGTTCTTCGAGGACGTGTTCGTCCCGGACGAGAACGTGCTCGGCGAGATCGACCGCGGCTTCATCCACATGATGGAGCGGCTGGCCCAGGAGCGCGTCGGGGCAGCGGTCTCGAACATCGCGCACGCCGTACAGATCCTCGACGAGACGATCGAGTACGTGAAGGAGCGCAAGGCGTTCGGTCAGCCGGTCGGCTCGTTCCAGTACAACAAGTTCCTGATCGCCGAGCTGGTCACCAAGGCCGAGGTGACGAGGGCGTACGTCGACAACGCGGTCGTGGCGCACGACGAGGACCGGCTGTCCGCCGTCGACGCCGCGAAGGCCAAGTGGTGGAGCGCGCAGGTGCAGAACGAGATCCTGGACGCGTGCGTCCAGCTGCACGGCGGCTACGGCTACATGAACGAGTATCGGGTGGCCCGCGCCTGGCGCGACGCCCGGGTGACCAAGATCTGGGCCGGCAGCAACGAGATCATGAAGGAACTCATCGGCCGCGACCTGGGCCTCTGA
- a CDS encoding acetyl-CoA C-acetyltransferase, giving the protein MPEAVIVSTARSPIGRAGKGSLKDIRPDDLAVQMIQAAVGRAGLTGDQIEDLMLGCAEPHDEHGGNMARRVAVQLGWDNTPATTVNRFCASSTQTARMAYHAIKSGEGDIFVSAGVECVSRYKNFGSAGVGDPSSFNEVFTDAVQRTEKYAETNDVWHDPREDGLLPDIYISMGQTAENVATLRGISRADQDAFGVRSQNLAEQAIGNGFFEREITPVTLPDGTVVSKDDGPRAGTTLEKVSQLQPVFRPDGTVTAGNCCPLNDGAAAVVIMSDTKARELGLTPLARIVSTGVSGLSPEIMGLGPVEASKQALARAGMSISDIDLVEINEAFAVQVIGSARELGIEEDRLNVHGGAIALGHPFGSTGARIMTTLVNGLQFEDKQFGLETMCVGGGQGMAIVLERLS; this is encoded by the coding sequence ATGCCTGAAGCAGTTATCGTCTCCACCGCGCGCTCGCCGATCGGCCGGGCCGGCAAGGGGTCCCTGAAGGACATCCGGCCGGACGACCTGGCCGTGCAGATGATCCAGGCCGCGGTCGGGAGGGCCGGGCTGACCGGCGACCAGATCGAGGACCTGATGCTCGGGTGCGCCGAGCCGCACGACGAGCACGGCGGCAACATGGCCCGCCGTGTCGCCGTCCAGCTCGGGTGGGACAACACGCCCGCGACGACGGTCAACCGGTTCTGCGCGTCGTCGACCCAGACCGCGCGGATGGCGTACCACGCGATCAAGTCCGGTGAGGGCGACATCTTCGTCAGCGCGGGTGTCGAGTGCGTTTCGCGGTACAAGAACTTCGGGTCGGCCGGGGTCGGTGACCCGAGCTCGTTCAACGAGGTGTTCACCGACGCCGTCCAACGGACCGAGAAGTACGCCGAGACCAACGACGTCTGGCACGACCCGCGTGAGGACGGGCTGCTCCCGGACATCTACATCTCGATGGGCCAGACCGCCGAGAACGTCGCGACGCTGCGCGGGATCAGCCGCGCCGACCAGGACGCGTTCGGCGTACGGTCGCAGAACCTGGCCGAGCAGGCGATCGGCAACGGGTTCTTCGAGCGTGAGATCACGCCGGTGACGCTGCCCGACGGCACGGTCGTGAGCAAGGACGACGGACCGCGGGCCGGTACGACGCTCGAGAAGGTCAGCCAGCTGCAGCCGGTGTTCCGGCCGGACGGGACCGTGACCGCGGGGAACTGCTGCCCGCTGAACGACGGCGCCGCGGCCGTGGTGATCATGAGCGACACCAAGGCGCGTGAGCTCGGGCTGACGCCGCTGGCGCGGATCGTGTCGACCGGGGTCAGCGGGCTGTCGCCGGAGATCATGGGCCTCGGTCCGGTCGAGGCGTCGAAGCAGGCGCTGGCGCGGGCCGGGATGAGCATCTCCGACATCGACCTGGTCGAGATCAACGAGGCGTTCGCTGTCCAGGTGATCGGCTCGGCGCGCGAGCTGGGGATCGAGGAGGACCGGCTGAACGTGCACGGCGGCGCGATCGCGCTCGGGCACCCGTTCGGGTCGACCGGGGCGCGCATCATGACGACGCTGGTGAACGGGCTGCAGTTCGAGGACAAGCAGTTCGGGCTGGAGACGATGTGCGTCGGCGGCGGGCAGGGCATGGCGATCGTGCTGGAGCGGTTGAGCTGA
- a CDS encoding SDR family oxidoreductase, whose amino-acid sequence MGLKGRTAIVTGASRGIGLAVAQRLVADGARVVITGRTQDTLDAAVETLGGSEYALAVAGKAADPDHRTQVIETALSTYGSVDLLVNNTGINPIYGSLLDVDSAVAAKMVDTNVLAAIAWVKACRDAWMGEHGGSVVNLSSVAGLAPSPGIGWYGATKAMLSRVTMELAVELAPAIRVNAVAPAVVKTKFAGALYEGREDDVAATYPLKRLGRPEDVGSLVWFLLSDEASWITGQTLTIDGGLTLNGGMVQ is encoded by the coding sequence ATGGGTTTGAAGGGCCGGACGGCGATCGTCACGGGTGCGTCGCGCGGGATCGGGTTAGCGGTCGCTCAGCGGCTGGTCGCCGACGGCGCCCGGGTGGTGATCACCGGGCGCACGCAGGACACGCTGGACGCCGCGGTCGAGACGCTCGGCGGTTCGGAGTACGCGCTCGCCGTCGCCGGCAAGGCGGCCGATCCCGACCACCGCACGCAGGTGATCGAGACCGCGCTGTCGACGTACGGGTCGGTGGATCTGCTCGTCAACAACACGGGGATCAACCCGATCTACGGTTCGCTGCTCGACGTCGACAGCGCGGTCGCCGCGAAGATGGTCGACACGAACGTGCTCGCCGCGATCGCGTGGGTGAAGGCCTGCCGCGACGCGTGGATGGGTGAGCACGGGGGATCGGTGGTCAACCTGTCGTCCGTCGCCGGCCTGGCGCCGTCGCCCGGCATCGGCTGGTACGGCGCGACGAAGGCGATGCTGTCGCGCGTGACGATGGAGCTCGCTGTCGAGCTGGCGCCGGCGATCCGCGTCAACGCGGTGGCGCCGGCGGTGGTGAAGACGAAGTTCGCGGGCGCGCTGTACGAGGGCCGCGAGGATGACGTTGCGGCGACGTACCCGCTGAAGCGGCTGGGGCGGCCGGAGGACGTCGGGTCGCTGGTGTGGTTCCTGCTGTCGGACGAGGCATCGTGGATCACCGGGCAGACGCTGACCATCGACGGCGGGCTGACGCTGAACGGCGGGATGGTTCAGTAG
- a CDS encoding ABC transporter permease, with product MVVRTIVRLTLATLFGSRRGLLLYILPAVFVGLCVLLALTVDDKSGLQVALLQQFGLAVILPLVALVAGTGAIASEIDDGSIVYLLSKPIKRSTIILTKAAVAVGVVLVLGALPVLLAGIVLDPGDLTTAVAFSIGSLVAGIAYVAIFIALSVFSGNAVTIGLIYSLLWESVMGQYVDGAKVLSVQQWSLALISNLTDAPRVESAVKLPIATILLLAVVILGLTLAITKLRSLILSTAE from the coding sequence ATGGTCGTCCGCACGATCGTCCGGCTGACCCTCGCCACCCTCTTCGGCAGCCGCCGCGGGCTCCTGCTCTACATCCTCCCCGCCGTCTTCGTCGGTTTGTGCGTACTGCTCGCCCTGACCGTCGACGACAAGTCCGGCCTGCAGGTCGCACTGCTGCAGCAGTTCGGCCTCGCCGTCATCCTGCCGCTGGTCGCTCTGGTCGCCGGCACCGGCGCGATCGCCTCGGAGATCGACGACGGCTCGATCGTCTACCTGCTCAGCAAGCCGATCAAGCGCTCCACCATCATCCTCACCAAGGCCGCTGTAGCCGTCGGTGTCGTGCTCGTCCTTGGCGCCCTCCCTGTCCTGCTGGCCGGCATCGTCCTCGACCCCGGCGACCTCACCACAGCCGTTGCCTTCAGCATCGGTTCCCTGGTCGCCGGCATCGCGTACGTCGCGATCTTCATCGCCCTGTCCGTCTTCTCCGGCAACGCCGTCACCATCGGCCTGATCTACTCCCTCCTCTGGGAAAGCGTCATGGGCCAGTACGTCGACGGCGCCAAGGTCCTGTCGGTCCAGCAGTGGTCCTTGGCCCTGATCAGCAACCTGACCGACGCCCCCCGAGTGGAGTCCGCGGTCAAACTCCCCATCGCCACCATCCTGTTGCTGGCGGTCGTGATCCTCGGGCTGACCTTGGCCATCACCAAACTCCGCTCCCTGATCCTCTCCACCGCCGAGTAA
- a CDS encoding ATP-binding cassette domain-containing protein produces MSVIQIEKVSRWYGNVVAVNDVTMTIGPGVTGLLGPNGAGKSTLITMMAGFLPPSVGAVTLDGVPVWRNEKAYSAIGLVPETEAVYDVLTGSAFVQANASLHGLDAPGAAAAAAIAVVAMEDAAERRISTYSKGMKQRIKMAAALVHEPSVLLLDEPFNGMDPRQRLHLMELLRKMGSDGRTVLFSSHILEEVQQVATHIEVVVSGRHAASGDYRAIRTLMTDRPMLYRLRSSDNRRLASALIADPSTAGADLDTAAVQIRVVDFERFSRLVPSLARDLGIRLLEVSPTDESLESVFSYLVGRR; encoded by the coding sequence GTGAGCGTGATCCAGATCGAGAAGGTCTCCCGCTGGTACGGCAACGTCGTCGCGGTCAACGACGTGACGATGACGATCGGCCCGGGCGTGACCGGCCTGCTCGGCCCGAACGGCGCCGGCAAGTCCACGCTGATCACGATGATGGCCGGCTTCCTGCCGCCGTCGGTCGGCGCGGTCACGCTGGACGGCGTACCGGTCTGGCGGAACGAGAAGGCGTACTCGGCGATCGGGCTGGTGCCGGAGACCGAGGCTGTGTACGACGTACTGACCGGCTCTGCTTTCGTGCAGGCGAACGCTTCGCTGCACGGGCTGGACGCGCCGGGTGCCGCCGCGGCGGCCGCGATCGCCGTCGTCGCGATGGAGGACGCGGCGGAGCGCCGCATCTCGACGTACTCGAAGGGCATGAAGCAGCGGATCAAGATGGCCGCCGCGCTGGTGCACGAGCCGTCGGTGCTGCTGCTCGACGAACCCTTCAACGGCATGGATCCGCGGCAGCGGCTGCATCTGATGGAACTGCTGCGCAAGATGGGCAGCGACGGGCGCACGGTGCTGTTCAGCTCGCACATCCTGGAGGAGGTGCAGCAGGTCGCCACCCACATCGAGGTCGTGGTGTCCGGGCGGCACGCGGCCTCGGGTGACTACCGCGCGATCCGGACGCTGATGACGGACCGGCCGATGCTGTACCGGCTGCGCTCCAGCGACAACCGGCGCCTCGCCTCGGCGCTGATCGCCGACCCGTCGACCGCTGGGGCCGACCTGGACACCGCTGCTGTGCAGATCCGGGTCGTCGACTTCGAACGCTTCAGCCGCTTGGTGCCTTCGCTGGCTCGCGACCTGGGCATCCGGCTGCTGGAGGTCTCCCCGACCGACGAGTCGCTCGAGAGCGTCTTCTCCTACTTGGTCGGGAGGCGCTGA
- a CDS encoding ABC transporter permease: MSEQVPRTGVIHDIGYRHYDGPRLGRFAISQALLVASVRHAYGMGRSGKSKVMPILLLAVMVVPVAIIVGIEVSLQLDSPPVIPAHYVFYLQPVIALYLAAQAPQLFSRDLRYGSIVLYLARPPRRTDYALAKLGALVIALLILIGIPLFVLYVGALLAKFDFTDMTREFATGLGGGVLLSIMLASIGGLIAAATPRRGFAVAAIITALIVSFTATVTTTAILDTDQEMTSTAARFANLGSPFTLSRTLSTFVFRDDSDGWMPTTAQGLVFLAVYLIVVGLCVWGLNRRYAKVARG; encoded by the coding sequence GTGTCTGAGCAGGTCCCGCGGACCGGCGTCATCCACGACATCGGGTACCGGCACTACGACGGCCCGCGGCTCGGCCGGTTCGCGATCAGCCAGGCGTTGCTGGTGGCAAGCGTTCGGCACGCGTACGGGATGGGCCGGTCGGGCAAGTCCAAGGTGATGCCGATCCTGCTGCTCGCGGTGATGGTGGTCCCGGTCGCGATCATCGTCGGGATCGAGGTCTCGCTGCAGCTCGACAGCCCGCCGGTGATTCCGGCGCACTACGTGTTCTACCTGCAGCCAGTGATCGCGCTGTACCTCGCGGCGCAGGCGCCGCAGCTGTTCTCGCGCGACCTGCGGTACGGCTCGATCGTGCTGTACCTGGCGCGGCCTCCCCGTCGTACGGACTATGCGCTGGCCAAACTCGGCGCGCTGGTGATCGCCCTGCTGATCCTGATCGGCATCCCGCTGTTCGTCCTGTACGTCGGCGCGCTGCTCGCGAAGTTCGACTTCACCGACATGACGCGTGAGTTCGCCACCGGGCTCGGTGGTGGGGTGCTGCTCTCGATCATGCTCGCGTCGATCGGCGGGCTGATCGCGGCCGCGACACCGCGCCGAGGGTTCGCCGTCGCCGCGATCATCACCGCGCTCATCGTGTCGTTCACCGCGACGGTCACCACCACCGCGATCCTCGACACCGACCAGGAGATGACCAGTACGGCGGCCCGTTTCGCCAACCTGGGTTCGCCGTTCACGCTGTCGCGGACGCTGAGCACGTTCGTGTTCCGGGACGACTCCGACGGCTGGATGCCGACCACCGCGCAGGGCCTGGTGTTCCTGGCGGTCTACCTGATCGTGGTCGGGCTGTGCGTCTGGGGCCTCAACCGCCGGTACGCGAAGGTGGCCCGCGGGTGA